A section of the Oncorhynchus gorbuscha isolate QuinsamMale2020 ecotype Even-year linkage group LG06, OgorEven_v1.0, whole genome shotgun sequence genome encodes:
- the LOC124037927 gene encoding jupiter microtubule associated homolog 2-like gives MTSTNMFSGLDNGAKPSSRVLRPPGGVSSDLFGGYEGEAAASRRPHKMASNLFAPPEPQGVIRRTNPPGGKSSGIFGSPDAPAEQRRPVPPGGNTSNIIWGLESAPPSDKAHSNKPKDNISVGESPMPITEPPAPLPKESLAKEVKEENVASPPPTPTKAAVETVPAPSAKKPEACLSELSLKDHEPHLGPRPRSHNKVLNPPGGKSSVVFY, from the exons ATGACTTCGACGAACATGTTTTCAGGACTCGATAATGGCGCAAAGCCAAGTTCAAG AGTCCTGCGTCCCCCCGGAGGTGTCTCCAGCGACCTGTTCGGTGGCTATGAGGGAGAAGCAGCTGCTTCGAGACGGCCCCACAAGATGGCCTCCAACCTTTTCGCCCCACCAGAGCCCCAGGGTGTCATCAGGCGAACTAACCccccag GGGGTAAAAGCAGTGGGATATTTGGTTCTCCAGATGCCCCAGCCGAGCAACGGAGACCCGTACCCCCAGGCGGCAACACCAGCAACATCATCTGGGGGCTAGAGAGTGCCCCTCCCTCTGACAAAGCCCATTCCAACAAGCCAAAG GACAACATTTCTGTGGGTGAAAGTCCCATGCCCATAACTGAGCCCCCAG CTCCTCTTCCGAAGGAGAGCCTGGCCAAGGAGGTGAAGGAAGAAAATGTtgcctctcctccccccactcccACCAAAGCAGCGGTGGAGACTGTGCCTGCTCCCTCAGCCAAGAAGCCAGAGGCCTGCCTTAGTGAGCTCTCACTGAAGGACCACGAGCCCCACCTCGGCCCCCGCCCCCGCTCCCACAACAAGGTCCTTAACCCCCCAGGAGGGAAGTCTAGTGTGGTGTTCTACTGA